TCTACTGTGAATTCACATGCAGAAAGTAATccccatatattacaggtttctcattggtttggctcatttctcaaaacagagatatcattctcaaaataacatggacaaatcccaaagcaaATAGCAATTGTTCGAAACAGAGTGTCGTTTGAAATAATGTCaagaaatcagccaaataacagaggaaactgtagtatacatggttgtattttttatttttattttctacaaactaataAAGTTGAATTGTgcagactactttgcatatgatgacttacacaatgaaatcatgctgacatgttttggagagggcagccattacacagagaattgtctaattcgtttagataagcaagatcagtttatttggaaaatgtgctaaatgtatgctcaatgtgtcaactgtatttaCTGGTACTtatacatagccatctgcagagatgtacttaacatttgagacatgtacaaagcattcgatatttgatgaaagcaatgaaaaatgccattctgttttgggaaattgcaagttggtctGGGGATTTGTTCgcgttgttttgagaatgtcatctcagttttgagaaattagccaaaccaatcgagaaaaactgtaatggataatttgcatccctagaaaacaagcaaacaaacatggCTTAAATTTAATTATGGCAGAGGATCAGTGCACATCTTTTGCAATTCAGGGATGTAAAACCATACAATTTCTGTGCATTCAAAATCCCACACCCTTTAAAAATTGAACGCTACTTACATAATTATTCCTAACAAAATACCACCCCTGTAGCATACCAtagcacaataaataaataaattaattaattaataaatacacacatacaaaaaaaaatccatgattACATTTCATGGGGCCCTAAACTGTTCTCACCCTGGTAGAGCTGGCTGGTGGGTTGGGGACACCCAGTCCCCAGGCTGCTGCCACCAGGCTGCTGGGCCAGCTGGCTGGAGGTGCCCGGGTTGAGGGTCAGGTTGAGGTTGCGGTTATGGGTATGGTTGGAGGCGGTGTAGGACAGgccattgttgttattgttattgttgctgttggTGGTGAGGTAGGTGACGTTGGCAGgtacatactgctgctggttaaTGCTGTTGGTGTGCAACAGCTGCTGGGAGTCAAAAGATATTCAATAGGGTAACCAAGATGAATCATTCCACATGTCATCAATGCAACAAGGTCAAGGCCTCCTTGGTCAAGGCCTCAAGTCCAGCCTCTTTAATGGGTGTGACTTTCCATTGACCTCCATTTATTCTCTTATTCTCCTAGACGCCTAAAGGGGCATAGACGCCATAGGATTGTAGTTTAGAACCTCACGTCAATGTATTCCGGAAGACCCTACTTATGAACCGTCTCTACATTATCAATCGTCTCTCGTCAAGTCAAAAGAATCTGACTGAGACCAATCCCCTCATGGAAAACATGGCATGTTAtatttagtgttgcaccgataccgataccagtatcggtggatcggtggatcggcactaaaatggttgtatcggtgagtaccaacaaatagggcaccgataccatttacaggtgcttttatgacacttaaacagccttgaaattagttatttcatagaggtaccggtatttaaaaagtataaaaagttttgctggattcactttgtattagtgtttttcctgtttcacaaaggtaggcagcagcttgacaaagccatgcaatgattttacatccaagtagtatgcactacagcccttcatatacatttcaaatagggtggtatcggtatcggccgatactgcacagccaggtatcgggtatcggtatcggggccaaaaaatggtatcggtgcaacactagttataTTATGCCctgttattattatcaacaccGTGTtaatgtaacctggctctcaccagatgaatgtgGTTCTACCTTGCTGTTTACATACACTAAAGTACATCCGGGGTTGTGCCGCATTGGATTTACATGCAGTCATTTCCTATGGCCTCTTGTCTTAGTGTCGTCCCTCCCCACGGAACGTTATGGGAGCTTTCTACCATTTAACACAATGATTGCAAATAAACGAATGAAAATTGAGCTGTGGTTTAGGAAGATATTGACTAAAAACGGTTATCAATCAACATCAAGCCTCGCATAACTATGCTCGCAACCCTAAAGGTGATGATGCATGGGGCAAATTTTGGAACAGTGTGCCTGGGCAATGGCATAATATGCCGTTTAGACCATTTATCATAGACTTATTTGACTTCTTTGACTACAGTGACCTGAATGGATGCCAATCTTCACAGACCTGCTGGGAGTGCGTCAGAGCCTTGGCAGGGTATTGCACAGCGTTGGACACTGGCACATAGGTGATCTGGTTCACAGCCTCCATCTTCAGAGAGGAGACGTCAGTGTAGGTGCTCCTGTAGAGCCAAGACACAGCAACAGCTACAACCTTGAGACAATGCATCACGTATATATATGAGAGCAATGTGGGCTTCCACTGTAGGTGCCTTCAATCTTCCCATTTGCACACGATTCTAGCATTCAAACTTTTGATTTCAACACAACACCACTTCCATCACATTCTTCAtgactatatactgtatttgaccATGAATGGTTGCAAAAGCAGATTCAGTTCAAAAGAGTAGAGTAAGCAGTGAGCACAGTAACTGTATTGTAGTAGAGTGAGCacagtaactttattgatgcCACAGAAAAAGTAGTTTTCACCCCTGTGATGAACAAGGGCATACTACCTGGCCTTCTGCCTACTGCTAGATGTATGAAATACATGCTTGGCGCCACCCGCAGGTGACTGaaaactaaggctgtaacgatacacccaacccacgattcggtttgtatcacgatatatgacccacggttcgatatgccccacgattttattatttttttaagggaaaaaaataagaagaaaataaattatgggctatatttatatataggcctatgctttctttttgcatttgcctgcctacattatttttttaggtctactaaatgatgttgcagatatagtcctaccactgcaacctgttccccaggtgttgacatcaaagcacaacacagagaaataagggatattagttcaccaaggaaaaataggcttattacaaataggcttagatcatatcatgctgagatgctgaccatgtgtgagagacagagatggagagagaagggtcagggttccagtataggtagcctatacaactgtctcacattgtcaaacattatccaattaatatccaaacattaactgaaaacaacactggaaatatttcgtcaggaaacatgttgtattaagttacttacagaaatgcaacacttaattttgatgctTAATAtttgttttgatcgtgcagcagcgcgcacacgcttacaaacaaaactcgaaatgaacctcagttatgttctctgtatgcaacacgcacgttgtcttttgtttggttttgtgatttgacattttgaaatggagcatgttttcgctaggcaggctttcaatgtggggaggatataatgctgcctaatatccacatcgacctcaatgttcgcccgacttcagacactcttatgagcgtatagagctctttcaaagctctttcaaatttgggcaggcggagcatctcgctctctcgcattctttctctctctccgctcaacgtctatctccactcaacatacatcggcgcatgcatgaatcaaaaacatcaccacacgtttgataaagccttcttggtctgttgttcatttctgtgctttaccttccgacgaagttttttgtctcgcggtcgcggaggttctcaggcaatgaataacaaccaatgcacgtgctgctggttggacggaacattttacaggagagaggggtgaatggaagtgttactcgctcatgtgcgccccatttctaattgtctttgagcgcatatacaagcattaagcgcatatgcaagcatttgcctgtatcctgctgttttctagactgaggggtaacaactttaaaagggcgcatcgcgattctgcgaggaaggttcgcgataggggttcgtgggtctgcgtaccgcgatccctcggttcgatgcaatatcgttacagccttactgaaAACACTCAAACAGATCGACAAACAGGGTCATAGCAATACCTTGCCCAACACCCTCCaggggacaacaacaacaacaacaactttggAAACATTATTCTGAGTAAAAAAATCCTCCTGAGCCTTTAACGTCTCTCAACAGAGAGTAATAATAGGACCCATTTTGAAAATATTATTCTAAGGGGAAAATTTTGTTTTGCTTACCAGCTGTCGACAGTGGGCATGTTGATGAGGTGTTGGTTGGGgtctagggagagggagagcgatgcCCTGCGTAGAGGAGGGGGGCTCTGCATTGGGCGGGGACCCCCCTCATTCGACACGTACAGATGGCCGATGAGAGCTATCACACAGAGAATCAAATAATCAGATATCATTTATTTGTCATTAGAGGCCCCATATATTGTACTGTACAGAGGGCGGTATCTTTCATAACACCACCAACATTTCGGCTGGCCAAGGACAGCTAGAGAATGGAGAAGCAGGTGTGCAACATAGATGAATAAACATGGACACATAAAAtatgatttatttattatttattagagGATCCCTATTCTTTACACAGAAGGGACATCAACAAATAGCTTCTTACTGTGGAGATGCCAGTCCAGTATGTATGCAtgagtttatctgtgtgtgtgtgtgtgtgtgtgtgtgtgtgtgtgtgtgtgtgtgcattaactgTAAGGCTGCTCAGGTTAAGGTGAACATTGCTTTATGAGTACTAAGTGAATTTACGTTTCAGTATtgctgttctggtgtgtgtgtgtacatgcaggtGTACTGTATACGGTATGTATACATGCAAGGATTTTACCTGCATGTCCAGTCAAGCTGCCAATGAGCGAGCTGTATGGTGGGAGCTGCTGGGTCTGCATGTTGTGCTGTGGCTGGGGGTGAGCTGGGGGCTGGACCTGGGCCTGGGGATGCGGATGTGGATGCGACTGCTGCAGGGTAGGAGTGGGGGCGGGATGTTGATGATGAGGCAGGACCGATGGGACTGTTCCATGGAGGTAGGCTGCTCTGTTGggcaaaaataaaacacacacacacacctcttattgAACTCCAACACAAAACATGTACCCATTTGCTACAACTAATCACATAACAAATAATAATTATATACTTAGGTTGCAACATAGCTAAGGATGTTTATCCCTGTACCGTACAGCATGTATCTGTATGTGAGCTTGTGTAGCAAACGTGGCTTTTCGGATCATCTTGGCCAGACTACAACACATCTATGAACAGGCACATTCGATTGTCGCGCAACGTCTATACACCCCCGCCCACCCCCCGTGCTATGTATGGTAGATCAAACAGGTCTGAGCTTTAACACCACCCATGTCGTGACGGGAAGTTCTTGCTGATGTACTTTGCAGCATCGGCCGACATTGCACAAAATCAAATGCacctcatgcttgtgtgtgtgtgtttgtttgtgtattgtactgcatgtgtgtgtgtgtgtgtgtgtgtgtgtgtgtgtgtgtgtttcatcttaaggaagaagaaatccgcactcacaaactgcgtctcattatttatttatattaccaccatgtccaaaaagcaaacgcgtttcggctaacaagccttcatcagtgcgtgtgtgtgtgtgtgtggtcataccTGCTTTTGACCATCTTCATTTGGCCCTTGCCGACCTTCCTCCACTTGGCACGCCGATTCTGAAACCACACCTACAGAAGACCAaaacacagaaaaataaacactttatgaaaagaaacagagaaaaataaaCACTTTATGAAAAGATTTGCCATATGGATACTGGTTGCTAATAAAGTCATCTTGGCAATAAATGAATTACTATAACACAAATGTCAATGGTTCACACGTGTTGCTGTGCATGGCTGCCTATCTGACAAGCCTGGCAAAAAAGACAACTGCCAACTCTTGATTTGACAGGAGAGTGAAGAAAAGGCATGAAATTACCTGGAGACAGATAGTGTTTTCAAGCAGACCAGAGCAGTGCACTAATTACATTCATAACTAACAATCTAAGCTGTGATCCACCTACGTTCGTACCGGGCTTTGAACTTCCCTGTATGTGACCATGTGCTGGGGTATACGTCCACGTCgtcatcacggttcgcagagaaaaatcAACTACTTTTCAGTTTGCACTGGGAACCAAGTTTCCGGTTCCCAAACACTCTTGCAATGTGAGAACATGCCAGACAGCCGGTTAGAGATTACAGCTAGGTGCAGGAACGGGTACCAGCACGGTTCTCTGACTGTCTGAACACAGCtagagatggggtaggattgggaagTGGCCCTGGCCAGACTCAGACCTGGGTTCCCATTGGACATGTAGACCGTAAGGTACAGGTGCCTTAGCACGTTGTGCCACATCATCTACAAGgaactgccaaatttgatttttttcagtGCCAGAACACATTAAAAGATGGAGAGATGTTAAGAATGAGTTAGAAACTACACTAACCATGATCCTTTGCGGTGTGACACCAACCGACGCAGCAATGTCCCTTCTCCTGTCGGCGTCTGGATAATGGTCATCCTGAAACAACTGCTCCAACCTCTGCACTTGCTCTATCCATAAAGACGTTTagagagcacaaacacacacataaaccaaataCATAGTCAAATAGCTGTGTACAAAATAAAAATCGCATATACATTAAAACAAAATATGCCTAAGGGTGagtgacagaaacagacagaaaggcaaagacacacacacacacacacacacacacacacacagagtgcgttccaatatgcgaccttgcttcctccacttgtgcttgtggccttgtgccaggaagtaatatgtcatgatgacatcactgacaacagcattttatttcaatatcttgcaaaagctcaattgtaaagtctttttctcatttgcaattgggatggtgaatgaaaaaaacccaaaagttgttgtggctaggctgacagctgggagactctattgtttcctccacggaggaggggccaggaggcggggcgaggccacaagcaaaagtggaAGAATCAacgttgcatattggaatgcacacatacacacacctgctttGTAGAGCGTACGGGtcttcttcctgggcccgggcctGTATGGTGGCAGCTCCGTGGCCGGTGCGAGCGTCTGCTGCATGGGGGGCAACTCTGTGCTCACCTCCAGGGCCTGGGAGGAGGCCAGGCCCACCTGGGGCTGCGTACTCCCCGGGAAAAGGCTCTCCTGCTGGGCCCCGTAGGACTGGGCAGCGGGGTACCCGAGTTCTGGGCCAATCACATTCACTGGACCCCCATTCAAGCCTTCATTCATATGCGTGTTCACCAAGGTATCGAGCATCATGTCGGTTTTCTCTGCCGGCACTTGCCGTGCTACTAGTAGTACTCCGCTTCCATCCACCTTCCCTCCTTGGCTCTTCCCCACCACTGCCTGGTCCCTCATCCTGCCCCTCAACTGTCTTTGGAAGCAAAACACCCTCTTCActtcttcgtcctcctcttctccttcagcctcctcctcatcatcatcatcctcaccttGATCTTCTACCTCCACGTCTACTTCCTCTTTTATGTTTCTCCGTTCCCCTGATTGTCCATCCACCTCCTTCACCATGTTCTCTTCTAGGCTGTCGTCGTCCACGTCTGATGCTAGTATTTTTCTACCCAGCTGCTCGTGCCCGTTCCCTTCATCTCCCATGTCTGTTATCAGAGCGCCATGTTGCTCTTCGTcatctccccccttctcttcatcatcatcatcatcatcatcatcatccacctcATGATCACCATAGTCATCATCATAGTCGTCTGCCATTTCCTCGCAAGagccctcctccacttcctcctcttcctcctcctcatcacacaGAAGAAATGAAGTGCCTAAAAGATGACGGGCAAAAGTAACGGTACTTTTTGTAAACTGACAgccaccttaatttccttcaggattaataaaagtactcatTACTCAAGTTTTGAAAATATCCGTTTTAGGGCTCTCGAACGCTGTTTATTGGTAAACAAAAGACCCAAATGAGTGTGTTTACAAAGATATCCATACGTGTAAACAGGGCTCTAAAATATCTCTATCATCACCACCCACCTACCTACCTgatgcacagcagcacagcagccttGGAATGCCAAGAGCAATCACAGCACGCACACTATCTTCAGACGCTTACGGCATGCTATATTTCGTGGTTCAGAGGTGCCCTCAACTGCAGATATATAAATTAGTCAAAGACCCTGTTTACAcatatggatatttttttaaagtggaTGTTAAACCATTTATGCAAAATATACAACATGACTTGCGGATTAAAAAAATGATTGTGACGGGTGCATTTTAGAGATCTCCACTTTTTAcatatggttaaaaaaaaaatgggtgtgggtgtgtaaaaCCAGGTTATTCAATTACATAGTGAGAAGCCAcactcactacgtttacatgatgtttttcattcagaatgaataattcagaattaaaaagttccgtcgagttccctttgatctttcctttaattcagaattaaagagaagaggcgtttacatgacgttttcaaagcggaattaagctttattcagaattaaagtcagttaattcagaagtaggcctaaatgtcccatgtaaacgtagcaactgtTGAATATAAATGTTATAATGGTTGGTTTCAAGTACAACATGCAGATGCATGGCAACATCCCTGTACAGCCACATAATTCCTCCTGACTGAACCCCATATCTTTGGGATGTAAACAAGGGAATAAATACATGTACCTTTACAAAGGTTCAGCAGAGGAATGGCATGAGCTCAAGACAATTAATCAAATAATGATTTTATTTAAAGCAATTGAACTGATAAGCCAAACATGCAAAATCAATGGTGATGAAGCGAGATGAACATACTTTTATTCCCATTACTGTTTCTTCCCACACCCCGACAGGAGCCAAACTGTCTCAAACTAGCTTGTGGACTGCGTTTgactcctcctctatggctctgcCTCCAACACAAAGGCATGAGGCAGGCCTAATGAGCCTCTTGGGTGCAACCAATTAGAGTTCAAATTAATGTGGAATATCTCGTGCAGGTGTGCTGTGTGTCCTTTCCCAATGCTGACTCATCTGGCTTGAAATGTAAGGAGCTATTGTTGAATAACTGCACTTATTTGGGTTAATCACTAAGTGAAATCACCTAGGCCTACTCTACCTGCCCTGCCAGTGCAATGGAACTGCCTATTGAATCTGGAACACAAGTGTCAAATTGAAAAAAGTGGTTAAGCAATTGGACTAACTACCCTATACAAATTAAAGGTCAACATCATAGgcacatactactactactactactactactactactactactactaccaacaACACGTATCCTACTGGGTGATACCAACATAACAAAACAagaatgcatgttttttttttttgttctaacttCATGACTGCAAAACTTCCCCTGACAAATCCTTTCCCAGCGTTACCCTGACTTTAAACGGCAACTTCACAGGAAAACATAACTTGTGTTACACATCCAAATCAATGTCTAATATGCCATTAATTAAGTCGATAAACAGAAATGACAACTTGTGCAAAAAATATACAATTTAGTAGGCTACAGGTTCGTGGGCGACAGCTGGCTAAAATTGACCACAGGCCTTCCTAGAGAAAAACTCAAAATCCTAGTCTATCATTCCAGACAttcaaaataatgaaataacaggCTTATTCGCGAAGAGCAAACGTTGTTTACAGCAAGTTATCTCGAACGTCTTTGCACGTCACGAATAGGCCTAATTCCTTAGCCAACATCAATAAAGCAATTAGCTCGTTGCGATTCGTTTCGTTATTAGTCGATAATTCACTTACCAAAATCGAGCACTGACATCTTTCATTCACCTTCATCAGCGTTTGCTATCAATTAACTTCTGGAGGCCTAGGTCGTAGAGGACCTGCCACTGACTAATTAGAAGTCATTGGCCGCGTTCTGGGTGGATGGCTAGGTTTCATTTGTCACGTGACAGATTCCAACTAACGTAGAGCAGACAACTGGTTAGAATAAATTGGTTCCAGGTGAACTCTACAGAAACTGTTGAGATTGGATAAGAAATACTTTGGCATACATGTTTTCACTGTGGGCTCTCCGATTCCAACACTCTAAAGTGTGTGAAGAGATCATGTTGGTTATGGTAAACCAATCTGCTATGGGTTACATTCGCCCTGTTGTATGTTGCCAGTATGAGTATGATGAAATATCCTTATCTCCCTACTTGTTGTAAACATTCAGTTTGTTTTGAATATGCAATTTACTACTTCCGTtctggacaataaactggactgggctgctaattcagatgcactcgactctaggcctatcagaaaggtcagagcaggctctacttcctcAGGATGCTGAGAtcattcaatgtctgcaacagactcctgctgatgttctatcagtctaTCATAGCTGTGTCCTGTCCCAGCCCAGTCTCCCTGTCCTATGCTATTGCCAGTTGACGGGGTAGCATTAAGAAGAAGGATGCTGGACGTGGACGCataggctggtgaggaaagctgggtcTCAAAACAGCTGAGAAGAGGACCCTGAGCAGACTGGACCATGCATGACAATGACAGACAGCCCATGCACCCATTTCTGGtcaaccagaggagcctgttcagctacagacagTGTTTTGTCCCCAGGGACATCCAGCCCTTCAACACTACACACAAGGATAGGCCTACACTGAAAGAGATCCATCATTGGTGAATGGACGGCATGAACCAATCCCCCACACTTGCACACTCATTGGACCCCAGGACTTTTACGGCACAGAGAATCtttttgtatgcgtgcgtgtgtatatgggtaaattccaatatgcggactcccgtcctcccttgctcacttgcctcgtcgtggcctcgtgatgacgtcacagacaacagaattgtatttcaatatcttgcaaaagctcaattctaatgtcattttctcatttgcaaacggtatggtgaatgaagaatagtcccccaaaaggtgttgtggttaggctgaaggggggaaactgaattgttttctccacggaggcgggccgtcagcaaaacacgaggccacaaccagagccatctaatatcagagttacgccactcccatagacctctatggaccaatctttccacagcaatggcggctctcatggagcctcacggagagtcaacatggaaatccccattgactttagttctattagaagttacttagttccagaaggtggcggtataacacagaaaatgtggtaaag
The Engraulis encrasicolus isolate BLACKSEA-1 chromosome 20, IST_EnEncr_1.0, whole genome shotgun sequence genome window above contains:
- the LOC134435689 gene encoding uncharacterized protein LOC134435689 isoform X1, with the protein product MSVLDFGTSFLLCDEEEEEEEVEEGSCEEMADDYDDDYGDHEVDDDDDDDDDEEKGGDDEEQHGALITDMGDEGNGHEQLGRKILASDVDDDSLEENMVKEVDGQSGERRNIKEEVDVEVEDQGEDDDDEEEAEGEEEDEEVKRVFCFQRQLRGRMRDQAVVGKSQGGKVDGSGVLLVARQVPAEKTDMMLDTLVNTHMNEGLNGGPVNVIGPELGYPAAQSYGAQQESLFPGSTQPQVGLASSQALEVSTELPPMQQTLAPATELPPYRPGPRKKTRTLYKAEQVQRLEQLFQDDHYPDADRRRDIAASVGVTPQRIMVWFQNRRAKWRKVGKGQMKMVKSRAAYLHGTVPSVLPHHQHPAPTPTLQQSHPHPHPQAQVQPPAHPQPQHNMQTQQLPPYSSLIGSLTGHAALIGHLYVSNEGGPRPMQSPPPLRRASLSLSLDPNQHLINMPTVDSWSTYTDVSSLKMEAVNQITYVPVSNAVQYPAKALTHSQQQLLHTNSINQQQYVPANVTYLTTNSNNNNNNNGLSYTASNHTHNRNLNLTLNPGTSSQLAQQPGGSSLGTGCPQPTSQLYQVQSRVCSSELSSAPQTAVFQPAPARLSLHPLQHQAPQYHPSPSPHTLTHTPTATVTHTPAHTHLHTNSTFFPYHFALTKDAIVAAGNPMATASSMAMQAEPPQSQPISNRREIADAVTHQSDMHIHAHASSSDMAYHCSYSPIIL
- the LOC134435689 gene encoding uncharacterized protein LOC134435689 isoform X2, with translation MSVLDFGTSFLLCDEEEEEEEVEEGSCEEMADDYDDDYGDHEVDDDDDDDDDEEKGGDDEEQHGALITDMGDEGNGHEQLGRKILASDVDDDSLEENMVKEVDGQSGERRNIKEEVDVEVEDQGEDDDDEEEAEGEEEDEEVKRVFCFQRQLRGRMRDQAVVGKSQGGKVDGSGVLLVARQVPAEKTDMMLDTLVNTHMNEGLNGGPVNVIGPELGYPAAQSYGAQQESLFPGSTQPQVGLASSQALEVSTELPPMQQTLAPATELPPYRPGPRKKTRTLYKAEQVQRLEQLFQDDHYPDADRRRDIAASVGVTPQRIMVWFQNRRAKWRKVGKGQMKMVKSRAAYLHGTVPSVLPHHQHPAPTPTLQQSHPHPHPQAQVQPPAHPQPQHNMQTQQLPPYSSLIGSLTGHAALIGHLYVSNEGGPRPMQSPPPLRRASLSLSLDPNQHLINMPTVDSWSTYTDVSSLKMEAVNQITYVPVSNAVQYPAKALTHSQQLLHTNSINQQQYVPANVTYLTTNSNNNNNNNGLSYTASNHTHNRNLNLTLNPGTSSQLAQQPGGSSLGTGCPQPTSQLYQVQSRVCSSELSSAPQTAVFQPAPARLSLHPLQHQAPQYHPSPSPHTLTHTPTATVTHTPAHTHLHTNSTFFPYHFALTKDAIVAAGNPMATASSMAMQAEPPQSQPISNRREIADAVTHQSDMHIHAHASSSDMAYHCSYSPIIL